The DNA window TGGAAATGTGATGAGTAGGATGCCATTTCCCATTGGCAAAGTAAGTTTCTCCCTACTTTTCTTTTGGGTCCGGATTTACTGTTCTCATATTGAGACAGTAGATGTACCATTCTTCAACCCACCTTTTTTTTCCAATGAGTTCAAGGAATAGTAATACTACTAGTTCATATTATAAGACAGCACATCTACTACTGGTTCATATTATAAGAAAGCATATCCTCCCATTTTTTATGTCCTTTTTATGcttttgttctttcatggtatatttctttcttatttttgtttttttgttacttAATTTGTGTTTGCAAGTAACtactttaaattatatgaaatgaaTTTCGTAAACTAAAAACCATTATACCTAAGTTTTGTTTTCTCATTTCGCAATGGTTTGTACAGTTGATTATAAGACAGCATATCctccgattttttttttttgtccttTTTATGcttttgttctttcatggtatatttctttcatatttttgtttttttgttacttAATTTGTGTTTGCAAGTGACtactttaaattatatgaaatgaaTTTGGTAAACTAAAAACCATTATACCTAAGTTTTGTTTTCTCATTTCGCAATGGTTTGTACAGTTTATTATAGGATCTTGCTCCTTCTGAATTGTTGAGAATgctttttattcttttaattttctaatttgatAACTTTCAATTTGTGTTATTGGAATAAtctagagaaagaaaataataattatggatGATTTTTAGGGgctaatgattatttttgataaaaatacttaaaatttattaatatatacaaataaaataaaatataataatttaaaatataaggtattttagtattttaattaatgaattgtaTGATATGATGGATAAGGATGGAgtaaaatgatgtttgattttatttgagttattaaaataaaccaaaccaaataagGCCCTAGATTATCTTAAAGTAGCATAATGACGTTGACCGCTAAACAAGATCGATCTTTGATTATATCTCATCTTCGGACAATCAAGTTCAACAAGATGTATTTGGTTGCACTACACGGGTCATCGGTTTTTATGATCTTGTGTGAAATTCACTTAATTGTTTTTCATTGTTTTGaggaaaaaaaacaaataattgtccTTTGATAGTTGTTACAGTCAAATATTGTGTGAATGAACTTCCTTGAAGGATTGTAATCTCACATGAATCCTTTTGTTACTTTAGAGAAGTGATTtgttgaaaaagaaaatcatatattttgGACCATTCATAACATAGTAAACTAAACATTATAGAAATCcccataaaaatatatatttagaagtTAACTAAACATTATAGAAATCcccataaaaatatatatttagaagtTGGATTTATGTCAAGAttacaacttatttattaacatgtttccccaaattttttattttttttatggtaaAAGTTTGACATGATgtcctaatttttttaaaaaaaattagtttaatttattaattttttaaaaatacatatttattcaataatttgtaCCCACCCAAACTCTATTTACTAGATCGACACTCTATTAATTCGTTGACGTGAGtaggaaagaaagaaaacataaataaagaaaacatatatggaatttttattcatattagtttaacttttcagcaatttctttcttttttttctcctttatctcatgtttgtattttaataaataaaaacaaaacactttctttTGTTATAAGCCGTAAGTTAGAAACAATAGTAACGGACGAATttgcattttaatttaataaaaagttattgacgatttatttctattttaatcATGTGCTTCATCTCAAGAAATGATTTGTTCTAATATCCCAAACAAGCAAGctctattaaataatattatactacTATGTCCAATATCAGACTCCAccaatataatctatatatattgcATTTGCATGAGCTTCTTAATTCACTCtcaatagaaaaaaatgtatatggATTGGTTTGTCCTAAGCTTCCTGGTGTTATTTTCTGTGTCTTCTACGTCTTGTTTGGAACATTATGACATGTGCCCAGCAGTTAGCGATCCATTCGTTTTCCAAAATCTTCGATCGTTGTCTCCAGACACAGTTAACGTCGAAGATTTCGTGGACAAAGGCAACATGTTGGACGATACCGaggtaattattttatttggtcagtcaggggcggagccaagtacaagccagcccgggctgtagcccgggtaGCCCTAAACAACTTGTATGTACTTATCAATAATGACGGtaaattaccgtcgttattggttATTTCCCGTCGCTGAAACGCATTGACGACAGCAAActtagtttattttgtttgtttatttgatattattataaaactagcccggatagatttttataataaaaaattagcccaggtaggtttcaaatcctggctccgcccctgagcCATTCGGAATATTTGTTTAATGAAAAGAAGTTCATTTTgttctctaattttatttttgggttagttaaataaaaatattagtttagtctaaagtattaatcaaataaaaattgaactatTTAAACTGTATTTTCTTCACTATATATTAACCTCTTTTTATAAATAGGGATTCAAAAAGGCATGGATTGAAGTTTGTAATTCTACTTCAAAGAATGTGTTATTGATCCCCAAGCATAAGACATATCATATTAAGAGAATTAACTTTACAGGTCCCTGTAATTCTCTTGTTGTGAAGGTAAGGTCCCTGAAAAATGACAATTTAGATTTTCTTACATAAACTTGTATAACATATacatattatgtatatatttagaTGGAAGGGAGAATCAAAGCTTCAAATAATTTCTCAGACTATGAGAAGGACAGGAAACATTGGATTATTTTTAAAGGAATTGATAATTTGAAGGTCAAAGGTAAAGGAACATTCGACGGAAATGGAGAAAAATGGTGGCAAAATTCATGCAAAGTCAACCATTCACTTGTAAGTAATATCGAGTTCATTTTTAATCGCGGATAATATCAAAATGGTTTGCGGGTAAATGATTTGtcttaagtttatatttttttatcgaatttatcacaataaattaatatcccattattaaaaaaaaaatcaattaaattgttaattaaatacaaacaaTCTTTGCCGTCTTTCACATTTTacgtttttttttcatcttttaaatACATACTCACCAAGTAACCTAATAGTAAGAGTCATATCGGTGGAGTGTCATGTTAATTCTTCTTTAATTctcaataaaaagaaaaaaaaatatgtaaataatattGAACTTAAAATAAGTGTAAATTCTGtacaacattaaaatattaaaactttttattatttcatgAATTTTCATATGCACCAATAAAACaagttttatcatttaaaagaaaataggaattaatacattattttgaaaagaatattgttagataaaaattgatttatattgtgTTAGAGGACATTCATCTTCtttgttttaacaaaaaaaattaaattgatttcatttcattcaaatATACTAAGGTAAATGTATTTTGACATTtgaattgattatttaaatgataaattacaatattttcctatattaacaaatgttgttttattttttctttgcaGCCTTGTGTGAAAGCTCCAACAGTatgaattatttgttaattcctttctctcttatttattttatgatctTTATCACTGCAtgagatttaaataaaaaattgaaattgaatggACAGGCAGTGACATTCAAAAAATGCAATAACCTGATTGTAGAAGGGGTGAGGTTTGAGAATTCACAACAAATGCATGTAACATTCCAACAATGTGTTAATGTAAGAGCCAAAAAATTGAGGATCTTTGCCCCCAAAACCAGTCCCAATACCGACGGAATTCACATTACTGGCACCAAAAATATTTGGATCGATAAACCTTACATTAGAACAGGTTCATTTCGCAAATCCAATGTtacttatttctttcttaatttctttgtgtatttata is part of the Impatiens glandulifera chromosome 1, dImpGla2.1, whole genome shotgun sequence genome and encodes:
- the LOC124940009 gene encoding polygalacturonase-like; its protein translation is MCPAVSDPFVFQNLRSLSPDTVNVEDFVDKGNMLDDTEGFKKAWIEVCNSTSKNVLLIPKHKTYHIKRINFTGPCNSLVVKMEGRIKASNNFSDYEKDRKHWIIFKGIDNLKVKGKGTFDGNGEKWWQNSCKVNHSLPCVKAPTAVTFKKCNNLIVEGVRFENSQQMHVTFQQCVNVRAKKLRIFAPKTSPNTDGIHITGTKNIWIDKPYIRTGKGDDCISIVNGSTNVKATNVRCGPGHGISIGSLGKNNSEAQVSNVLVRGAKLKGTTNGVRIKTWQGGKGYVKDIVFKNIIMHNVSNPIIIDQNYCDQDDPCPEQVKNHPYNSEYQS